The proteins below come from a single Demetria terragena DSM 11295 genomic window:
- a CDS encoding ABC transporter permease, with amino-acid sequence MSAPTTNPSARAGIRLPSRLDDVPTQGVPFGRLVRAELRKGVDTRAGRWLLAAIGIITLLVLCAVLFTGGSEGKDFESFVMVTYLPQSFLLPVVGILLVTAEWSQRTGLATFTLEPRRIRVGLAKLVASWVFGVLVVCAGVVIAAIATVLGMMLRGTDPTWGVEWQSVVGLFLGQLVVISMGVAFGMILQNTPAAIVTYLLLPMVWSILGESISWLKDAAMWLDTNATLLPLYEANMTGDAWAKLGTSIAVWVVIPLAAGLWRLTRSEVK; translated from the coding sequence ATGAGCGCCCCGACAACGAACCCGTCCGCCCGCGCCGGCATCCGGCTACCGAGCCGACTCGACGATGTTCCGACCCAGGGAGTGCCCTTTGGGCGGCTAGTGCGAGCCGAGCTCCGTAAAGGCGTCGACACCCGTGCCGGCCGATGGCTGCTCGCGGCCATCGGGATCATCACCCTGCTGGTGCTGTGCGCCGTGTTGTTCACCGGAGGCTCCGAGGGTAAGGACTTCGAGAGCTTCGTGATGGTGACCTATCTGCCGCAGAGCTTCCTGCTGCCAGTGGTCGGCATCTTGCTCGTGACAGCGGAATGGTCGCAGCGCACCGGGCTCGCCACCTTCACCCTGGAGCCCCGGCGGATTCGCGTTGGCCTGGCCAAGTTGGTCGCGTCGTGGGTCTTCGGTGTGCTCGTGGTCTGCGCCGGTGTCGTGATCGCCGCGATTGCCACCGTGCTCGGCATGATGCTGCGAGGCACTGACCCCACCTGGGGCGTGGAATGGCAATCAGTCGTCGGTCTCTTCCTGGGACAACTCGTCGTGATCTCGATGGGCGTCGCGTTCGGCATGATCTTGCAGAACACCCCGGCGGCCATCGTGACCTACCTCCTCCTGCCCATGGTGTGGTCGATCCTTGGGGAGTCGATCTCGTGGCTGAAGGACGCCGCGATGTGGCTCGACACCAACGCGACATTGCTTCCGCTATATGAGGCGAATATGACTGGAGACGCCTGGGCCAAACTCGGGACATCGATCGCCGTGTGGGTGGTCATTCCGTTGGCCGCGGGGTTGTGGCGTCTGACTCGGAGCGAAGTGAAGTAG
- a CDS encoding ATP-binding cassette domain-containing protein has product MRDVRISSMMVTMIEVKNLTRTYGSYTAVDDVSFTVRPGQVTGFLGPNGAGKSTCMRMMVGLTPPSAGTATVLGRPYQELPNPGRHVGVLLDASAQHSGRSGREVLSLAATVMGLPKERVTEMLAVVGLSEVEADRRVGGYSLGMRQRLGIAYALMGDPQVLVLDEPANGLDPAGIRWMRSLLRGYAEEGGTVFLSSHLLHEIEVIADDLLVIGRGKIVASGTKAELMSAAGVVAKSLDDANLAGLLRKEGYEVEEGPQGLVVQAEATQVGTVAAQHRIVLTELRTAGSTGLEDMFLELTADDAREGLAA; this is encoded by the coding sequence ATGCGCGATGTCCGTATCTCCTCAATGATGGTGACCATGATCGAAGTCAAAAACCTCACGAGGACCTACGGTTCCTACACCGCCGTCGATGACGTGAGCTTCACCGTGCGCCCAGGCCAGGTGACTGGATTCCTCGGGCCGAACGGCGCGGGGAAGTCCACGTGCATGCGCATGATGGTGGGTCTCACTCCGCCTTCCGCTGGGACAGCGACTGTCCTTGGTCGGCCGTACCAAGAACTTCCTAACCCCGGACGCCATGTCGGCGTGTTGCTGGATGCCAGCGCTCAGCACTCCGGGCGCTCTGGCCGCGAGGTCCTGAGCCTGGCCGCGACCGTCATGGGCTTGCCCAAGGAGCGTGTCACGGAGATGCTCGCGGTCGTGGGCCTCTCAGAGGTTGAAGCCGACCGGCGCGTCGGGGGTTACAGCCTCGGAATGCGCCAACGCCTCGGGATCGCGTACGCGCTGATGGGCGACCCGCAGGTGCTCGTCCTGGATGAGCCGGCCAATGGTCTCGACCCGGCAGGTATTCGCTGGATGCGCTCCCTGTTGCGTGGCTACGCCGAGGAGGGCGGCACGGTCTTCCTGTCCTCGCACTTGCTGCACGAGATCGAGGTCATCGCCGACGATCTGCTGGTGATTGGCCGCGGCAAGATCGTGGCATCGGGCACCAAGGCAGAACTGATGAGTGCCGCTGGGGTCGTCGCCAAGAGTCTCGATGACGCCAACCTTGCGGGCTTGCTGCGCAAGGAGGGTTATGAGGTCGAAGAGGGCCCACAGGGTCTGGTCGTACAGGCCGAGGCGACCCAGGTCGGCACGGTGGCGGCGCAGCATCGCATCGTCCTGACTGAACTCCGTACCGCGGGGTCCACTGGGCTGGAGGACATGTTCCTTGAGCTCACCGCTGATGACGCACGAGAGGGATTGGCAGCATGA
- a CDS encoding sensor histidine kinase, whose product MADTSIFQRQGWALWSRLALALVLGVGALAITEAGPDPTVQTGGAWPYVDALIGLLALPAVAFRHRWPIPVMLITALLASTSSVASGAAVVIAVSVCTRHRWKEMVLTGLATYTSSVIYTVLFAAKEERIATLAWAIALTALIVATGWLIGEWRRDRRNAWGNAWRMVLALLVGFLLCVAVADQGTATGYQDNDLWLVIDLLLGLVAAAFIPLRRTLPVATLVITGAIALVSATASGTFILVLVSIATGRNWRRIALAVGISLTTSFLFGVIHGIPNSVTDLILNTLSTALAIAFGLFIGARRELVNNLRAQVDTARREQEARVAQARTHERTRIAREMHDVLAHRISLVAMHSGALAFRDDLPPDQVRSTANLLHETSHQALVELREVLGVLRAQDGEQSAAPEPPQPTLADLDELISSTRESGQRLSVSLEADFMTAPNVLSRNAFRIVQESLTNARKHAPDEDVALTLAGRPGDTLTIEVRNTRPTRPPGLAVTPGSGYGLVGLRERASLSGGTLTAGPDRRGHFVVRARLPWTVEEERLT is encoded by the coding sequence GTGGCCGACACATCGATCTTTCAGCGCCAAGGCTGGGCCCTGTGGTCTCGCCTAGCCCTAGCGCTCGTGCTGGGGGTCGGGGCGCTGGCGATCACCGAGGCCGGCCCTGATCCCACCGTGCAAACCGGTGGCGCCTGGCCCTACGTTGATGCGCTGATTGGTCTCCTAGCCCTTCCCGCTGTCGCGTTCCGCCACCGGTGGCCAATCCCCGTGATGCTCATCACTGCGCTCCTGGCGAGCACCTCGAGTGTCGCTTCGGGGGCAGCCGTGGTTATCGCTGTGTCGGTGTGCACCCGCCATCGGTGGAAAGAAATGGTCCTCACCGGGCTGGCCACTTACACCAGTTCGGTGATCTACACCGTGCTGTTCGCCGCGAAGGAGGAGCGCATCGCCACGCTCGCATGGGCGATCGCACTGACCGCACTCATCGTGGCTACGGGCTGGCTGATCGGGGAATGGCGTAGAGATCGTCGAAACGCGTGGGGCAACGCCTGGAGGATGGTGCTCGCGCTGCTCGTAGGTTTCCTGCTCTGCGTTGCGGTTGCCGACCAAGGCACCGCGACGGGCTATCAAGATAACGACCTCTGGCTCGTCATCGACCTTCTGCTCGGACTCGTCGCCGCCGCGTTCATTCCGTTGCGGCGCACCCTGCCCGTGGCCACGCTCGTCATCACGGGTGCCATTGCCCTGGTATCAGCGACGGCGAGCGGCACGTTCATTCTCGTGCTCGTATCGATCGCGACCGGACGCAACTGGCGTCGCATCGCGCTCGCGGTTGGCATATCCCTCACCACCTCGTTCCTGTTTGGGGTGATCCACGGCATCCCAAACTCCGTCACCGATCTCATCCTCAACACACTGAGCACCGCTCTCGCGATCGCCTTCGGGCTGTTCATCGGCGCCCGGCGCGAGCTCGTCAACAACCTGCGGGCACAGGTCGACACCGCCCGGCGTGAGCAGGAAGCGCGCGTAGCTCAGGCCAGGACCCATGAGCGCACCCGCATCGCGCGGGAAATGCATGACGTTCTGGCCCATCGAATCTCCCTGGTCGCAATGCACTCCGGCGCTCTTGCTTTCCGCGATGACCTCCCGCCTGACCAGGTCCGCAGTACGGCCAACTTGCTCCACGAGACGTCCCACCAGGCGCTGGTAGAACTTCGCGAGGTTCTCGGTGTGCTGCGCGCCCAGGACGGCGAGCAGTCAGCGGCACCCGAGCCACCACAGCCCACGCTTGCAGACCTGGACGAACTCATCTCGTCAACGCGTGAAAGTGGTCAGCGCCTATCAGTAAGTCTCGAGGCAGACTTCATGACGGCGCCAAATGTGCTGTCCCGTAACGCTTTCCGCATAGTTCAAGAAAGTTTGACCAACGCACGGAAGCACGCGCCGGACGAGGACGTCGCGCTGACCCTAGCCGGACGCCCCGGTGACACCCTCACCATTGAAGTACGAAATACGCGCCCCACCAGGCCGCCTGGGCTGGCCGTGACACCTGGCTCCGGCTATGGCCTCGTGGGGCTGCGTGAACGCGCCAGCCTCAGCGGTGGCACGCTGACCGCGGGCCCGGATCGTCGGGGACACTTCGTGGTCCGAGCACGCCTGCCGTGGACCGTGGAAGAGGAGAGACTCACATGA
- a CDS encoding response regulator, whose translation MTSTTGEAATDQPAMIRLVLVDDDPLVRSGLQMILGGSPDIEIVAEAVDGEDALEKIERCQPDLVLMDVRMPRLDGVSATERILARHGENVRVVVLTTFDTDDLVMRALRAGASGFLLKDTPPARLVEAVRTAAAGQPILSPQITASLIAQVSGAPSGDRAAQARAQLALLSERELEVARAVGQGLSNAEISRSLYLSVPTVKAHVSRLLDKLDCANRVQVALVVHDAGEDT comes from the coding sequence ATGACATCGACCACAGGCGAGGCCGCGACAGACCAGCCCGCAATGATCCGTCTTGTCCTTGTGGACGACGACCCGCTGGTGCGCTCCGGGCTGCAGATGATTCTCGGCGGGTCACCCGACATCGAGATCGTGGCCGAGGCCGTCGACGGCGAGGATGCCCTCGAGAAAATCGAGAGATGCCAGCCCGATCTTGTGCTCATGGATGTCCGTATGCCGCGGCTCGACGGTGTCTCCGCCACCGAGCGGATCCTGGCCCGTCATGGTGAAAATGTCCGCGTTGTCGTCCTTACCACCTTCGACACCGATGACCTGGTCATGCGCGCCTTGCGCGCGGGAGCCAGTGGATTTCTCCTGAAAGACACGCCCCCGGCCCGACTCGTCGAGGCGGTGCGCACGGCCGCAGCCGGTCAGCCGATCCTCTCGCCACAGATCACGGCCAGCCTGATTGCCCAGGTGTCCGGTGCACCATCGGGTGATCGTGCCGCGCAAGCGCGCGCCCAACTAGCTCTCCTGAGCGAGCGCGAGTTGGAGGTGGCGCGGGCCGTCGGACAGGGCCTGTCGAACGCGGAAATCTCGCGATCGCTCTATCTCAGCGTTCCTACGGTCAAGGCGCATGTCTCCCGACTGCTCGACAAACTCGACTGCGCTAACCGCGTTCAAGTCGCGCTCGTCGTCCATGACGCAGGCGAAGACACGTAG
- a CDS encoding SCO2322 family protein, whose amino-acid sequence MTIVHRVATRTAAAFAAFLGAMLFALSVAPTADAASAYRFWGYFQLKDGAWAFSTKGPDQVKPADGSVEGWRYALAGPTDSRAPRDTVSFKEACAGTPAKEGTKRVGVVIDYGRTADAESGTPPKPVAECAQVPAAANGSQVLAAVTDAVRVEKGLTCGVDDWPAKGCGGEVKTVPAAAKAKDKPVSITAPAAKETDEDSSSAPILIGGGVVLVLLLGGGAAVAMRRRQSAESA is encoded by the coding sequence ATGACCATCGTTCACCGCGTGGCAACGCGTACCGCCGCAGCGTTCGCTGCCTTCCTCGGAGCCATGCTGTTCGCACTCAGCGTCGCGCCGACCGCAGACGCCGCCTCGGCCTACCGGTTCTGGGGTTACTTCCAACTCAAGGACGGCGCGTGGGCGTTCTCAACTAAGGGACCGGACCAGGTCAAGCCGGCTGATGGATCGGTCGAAGGGTGGCGCTATGCCCTCGCCGGACCTACTGACAGTCGGGCACCCCGCGACACGGTCTCGTTTAAGGAAGCATGCGCAGGTACCCCAGCCAAGGAAGGCACCAAGCGCGTCGGGGTGGTCATCGACTACGGCCGCACCGCGGACGCGGAGTCGGGCACCCCACCTAAGCCTGTCGCTGAGTGCGCCCAGGTACCGGCGGCTGCGAACGGGTCACAGGTGCTGGCAGCGGTCACCGACGCCGTGCGCGTCGAAAAGGGTCTGACCTGCGGGGTCGATGACTGGCCAGCCAAGGGCTGTGGTGGTGAAGTCAAGACGGTGCCTGCTGCCGCGAAGGCTAAAGACAAGCCGGTCTCGATCACGGCGCCCGCTGCGAAAGAAACCGACGAAGACTCCTCGAGTGCACCGATCCTGATCGGTGGTGGCGTGGTACTGGTTCTGCTCCTTGGTGGCGGCGCGGCCGTGGCGATGCGTCGGCGACAGAGCGCTGAGTCCGCCTGA
- a CDS encoding energy-coupling factor transporter transmembrane component T, with translation MTPLADRLSRPRLLHPVAWWLWGLTLAAAASRTTNPFYLVVIVLVIGIVVLQRREVGASSTLGIFLGIAAVAIALRVLMTIVFGNGVVGTHVLFTLPEIPLPDWLAGIRLGGPVSLEAVLVAFYYGLQLAAILVCVGACNVLADPRRLLRYVPATLYDVGTAIVVALTYVPRLAEEARQVRAARRLRGHSGRGVRELARLALPVMESSLERSLQLAASMESRGYGRITLDPRTRRRATAMTVLGLVGVVVGLYGLLGGSTPTAVGLPTLLIGCALALGALLTGARQDRRTPYRRDRWRLSEWLVLASALPAAVALTILAAHGDPSIMPRQSPAEVPQVVPLALVALALPSLAGILAPRTPRRAHLEDLAAQRARDLELEATPA, from the coding sequence GTGACGCCGCTCGCTGACCGACTCTCTCGCCCCCGGCTACTCCATCCGGTGGCGTGGTGGCTGTGGGGTTTGACGTTGGCTGCTGCCGCATCACGTACGACCAACCCGTTTTACCTCGTGGTGATTGTGCTGGTCATTGGCATTGTGGTCCTGCAACGGCGCGAGGTTGGTGCGTCTTCCACGCTGGGGATCTTCCTCGGTATTGCCGCGGTAGCGATCGCACTACGCGTTCTGATGACCATCGTGTTCGGCAACGGCGTGGTGGGAACGCACGTGCTATTCACCTTGCCCGAGATTCCGCTTCCGGACTGGCTGGCGGGGATCCGGCTCGGCGGGCCCGTCAGCCTTGAGGCGGTGCTCGTAGCGTTCTACTACGGGCTGCAGTTAGCCGCGATCTTGGTCTGTGTGGGCGCGTGCAACGTGCTCGCCGACCCGCGGAGATTGCTGCGCTATGTCCCGGCCACCCTGTATGACGTGGGGACCGCCATCGTGGTCGCCCTCACGTATGTCCCGCGGTTGGCAGAGGAAGCTCGCCAGGTACGCGCCGCGCGGCGCTTGCGCGGGCATTCAGGGCGGGGCGTGCGAGAGCTGGCCCGATTGGCCCTGCCCGTCATGGAAAGCTCGCTCGAACGCTCACTGCAACTCGCCGCGTCGATGGAATCACGCGGGTATGGCCGGATCACCCTCGATCCGCGGACTCGGCGCCGAGCCACGGCGATGACCGTCCTTGGACTCGTGGGGGTCGTGGTCGGTCTGTACGGACTGCTCGGCGGCTCCACGCCCACTGCCGTCGGCCTCCCCACGCTGCTCATCGGGTGTGCGCTGGCGCTCGGGGCCTTGCTCACCGGGGCCCGCCAGGACCGACGCACGCCCTATCGCCGCGACCGGTGGCGCCTGTCGGAGTGGCTGGTCCTGGCGAGCGCACTTCCCGCAGCCGTCGCCCTGACCATCCTTGCTGCGCATGGCGATCCTTCGATCATGCCGCGGCAGTCCCCAGCCGAGGTCCCCCAGGTGGTTCCACTCGCACTCGTCGCCCTCGCGCTTCCCAGCCTTGCGGGCATCCTCGCGCCTCGCACTCCCCGCCGCGCCCACCTTGAGGACCTCGCAGCCCAACGGGCACGCGACCTCGAACTTGAAGCGACGCCAGCATGA
- a CDS encoding ABC transporter ATP-binding protein: protein MIHLSSVKVTYANAPAPALSTPDLIIPEGDLVLLVGPTGSGKSTLLRTVNGLVPHFSGGRLTGRVVVDGRDTRDHRPRDLAEVVGFVGQDPLSSFVTETVEDEIAYGMETLAIGPAAMRRRVEESLDVLGVADLRNRALLELSGGQQQRVAVAAVLAAGPRILVMDEPTSSLDPVSAEDVLAAVHRLVHDLGVTVLMAEHRLERVVHHADQVLLVDQGQVSELLAPAEAMERSPIAPPVVRLGRRLGWRPLPLSIRDARRRAVSTREAQFPDPAPQPGDHGPPQTSGVASSVATSHGLHVRRRGVTALGDLDVSFAPAKVTALMGRNGAGKSTLLGCFSGLVKPTAGSVSIDGLDPSATSPQRMRGHVGMVPQDARTLLYHPTIGAECDAADQEVKVSCGTTRQLLQRLAGDLDESTHPRDLSEGGRVLLALAIILVGEPKVLLLDEPTRGLDYGAKTRLGEILQEQAAAGRTVIVATHDVELAAEIADDVVLLADAEVIGHGPSREILCDSPAFAPQVAKIMHPRAFLTVDEVPAP from the coding sequence ATGATTCACCTGTCATCGGTGAAGGTGACCTATGCCAATGCACCGGCTCCGGCGCTCAGCACTCCCGATCTCATCATTCCCGAGGGCGACTTGGTGCTGCTCGTCGGACCGACCGGGAGCGGGAAGTCCACCCTCCTTCGTACCGTGAACGGTTTGGTGCCCCATTTCAGCGGCGGCCGGTTGACTGGTCGAGTTGTCGTCGACGGACGGGATACGCGCGATCACCGACCTCGCGACCTTGCCGAGGTGGTCGGTTTCGTCGGACAGGATCCACTGTCTTCCTTTGTGACCGAGACGGTCGAAGACGAAATCGCCTACGGCATGGAGACGCTCGCCATCGGGCCTGCTGCCATGCGCCGACGTGTCGAGGAAAGCCTCGATGTGCTGGGAGTCGCCGACCTGCGGAACCGCGCCCTCCTCGAATTGAGCGGCGGTCAGCAGCAACGTGTAGCGGTCGCCGCGGTCCTTGCTGCCGGGCCACGCATCTTGGTGATGGACGAACCCACCTCATCACTGGACCCGGTCTCGGCTGAAGATGTCCTTGCTGCCGTTCACCGCCTGGTGCATGACCTCGGGGTCACCGTGCTCATGGCCGAACACCGCCTTGAACGAGTGGTCCACCACGCCGACCAAGTCCTGTTGGTCGACCAGGGCCAGGTGTCCGAGCTGCTTGCACCCGCCGAGGCGATGGAACGCTCGCCGATCGCTCCACCGGTCGTTCGACTGGGGCGCAGGCTTGGATGGCGCCCGCTCCCCCTGTCGATTCGCGATGCTCGACGTCGGGCTGTCTCGACGAGAGAGGCGCAGTTTCCTGACCCTGCGCCGCAGCCGGGCGACCATGGGCCACCGCAGACCAGCGGCGTGGCCAGCAGTGTTGCGACCTCTCACGGGTTGCACGTACGGCGGCGTGGCGTGACCGCGCTAGGCGACCTCGATGTCTCCTTCGCTCCGGCCAAGGTCACCGCGCTGATGGGACGTAACGGCGCAGGCAAGTCCACCCTGCTTGGGTGTTTCTCGGGCCTGGTCAAACCGACGGCTGGTTCGGTGTCGATCGACGGCCTCGACCCCTCGGCCACGTCCCCGCAACGCATGCGCGGGCATGTCGGGATGGTGCCTCAGGATGCGCGAACTCTCCTCTACCACCCCACGATTGGCGCCGAGTGTGACGCTGCCGACCAGGAGGTCAAGGTCTCCTGCGGGACCACTCGCCAACTTCTTCAGCGACTCGCCGGGGACCTGGATGAGAGCACGCACCCGCGCGACCTGTCCGAGGGCGGGCGAGTCCTCTTGGCGCTGGCCATCATTCTGGTGGGTGAGCCGAAGGTACTGCTCCTGGATGAACCCACCCGCGGCCTCGACTATGGCGCAAAAACTCGCCTTGGCGAGATTCTTCAAGAACAAGCCGCGGCCGGGCGGACCGTCATCGTCGCGACCCACGATGTCGAGCTCGCCGCCGAGATTGCCGACGACGTCGTCCTACTCGCCGATGCCGAAGTCATCGGCCACGGCCCATCCCGCGAAATCCTCTGCGATTCACCAGCATTCGCCCCGCAGGTGGCCAAGATCATGCATCCGCGTGCCTTCCTGACCGTTGACGAGGTGCCGGCGCCATGA
- a CDS encoding ECF transporter S component: MTAKAIHPKPRQPAPDREIIPWDLATSLSMVLVTVVGAASFTWPFFISDEAALAHGNDAPWLFPVLVGLLGAVLLAQVSRGGLDAKAVATLGVLAALGGALRVLSAGTAGLEPTFFLIILGGRVLGRAGGFLLGALAILTGAFLTGGVGPWLPYQMLAAGWVGLGAALLPQVSPRAERWLLAAYGLLTGVLFGVVMNLWFWPFLGASAPSGAGFDASAPLTDQLSNYAVFYTLTSLGWDLPRGLLNGALLLLAAPTLLAALRRAVQRAAFGDTNSVDTVAVQPRSNGSPIQ, encoded by the coding sequence ATGACGGCGAAAGCCATCCACCCGAAGCCGCGACAGCCTGCCCCAGACCGGGAGATCATCCCGTGGGACCTGGCCACGTCCCTCAGCATGGTCCTGGTTACTGTCGTCGGCGCGGCCTCGTTCACTTGGCCGTTCTTCATCTCGGATGAGGCCGCCCTGGCCCACGGCAATGACGCTCCCTGGCTCTTTCCCGTACTGGTTGGCCTGTTAGGTGCGGTCCTTCTCGCCCAAGTCAGCCGAGGCGGCCTCGACGCCAAAGCCGTTGCCACACTTGGGGTTCTGGCCGCACTGGGCGGTGCTCTACGGGTGCTATCCGCTGGAACGGCTGGCCTGGAGCCGACGTTCTTTCTCATCATCCTGGGTGGCCGGGTGCTCGGGCGCGCTGGCGGATTCTTGCTCGGCGCGTTGGCGATCCTCACGGGCGCCTTCTTGACTGGCGGTGTGGGACCTTGGCTGCCGTACCAGATGCTGGCAGCAGGCTGGGTTGGGTTGGGCGCCGCGCTCCTTCCGCAGGTCTCGCCGCGGGCCGAGCGGTGGCTGCTAGCGGCATACGGGCTGCTCACCGGTGTGCTCTTTGGCGTGGTGATGAATCTGTGGTTTTGGCCATTCTTAGGTGCGAGCGCACCATCGGGCGCGGGCTTCGACGCGAGCGCGCCGCTGACCGATCAGCTCAGCAACTATGCCGTTTTCTATACCCTGACCTCGTTGGGATGGGACCTCCCACGCGGATTGCTCAACGGCGCGCTGCTCCTTCTCGCGGCGCCTACCCTCCTTGCTGCCTTACGCCGAGCCGTCCAACGCGCCGCATTTGGCGACACGAACAGTGTTGACACTGTTGCGGTTCAACCACGATCGAACGGCTCACCGATACAGTGA
- a CDS encoding bifunctional adenosylcobinamide kinase/adenosylcobinamide-phosphate guanylyltransferase: protein MTTTTLVLGGTQSGMSRHAQSLLPRDHAVTAIEVRQPGSRSDPERSSRTTRDQQERPQEWTTVEATDITRAIIHARSPVLVDDLGSWVTATIDEANLWKSPAKALRLVEEKTAELVALWAWAPYDAVALSHEVGVSLTPQTPAERLFHDALEHVNVSLSAVSQQVYLVIAGRLLDLSEAPAISPPTS, encoded by the coding sequence ATGACCACGACCACACTCGTGCTCGGGGGGACCCAGAGCGGAATGAGCCGACACGCCCAATCGCTGTTGCCGCGTGACCACGCGGTCACCGCGATTGAGGTCCGCCAACCCGGAAGCCGCAGCGACCCCGAACGCTCCTCGCGGACTACGCGCGACCAGCAGGAGCGGCCACAAGAGTGGACGACCGTGGAGGCCACGGACATCACTCGGGCCATCATCCACGCTCGAAGTCCGGTTCTCGTGGACGATCTGGGCAGTTGGGTTACGGCGACCATTGACGAAGCAAATCTGTGGAAGTCACCCGCGAAGGCGCTGCGGCTGGTCGAGGAAAAGACCGCCGAGCTCGTGGCGTTGTGGGCATGGGCGCCGTACGACGCGGTCGCCCTGTCCCATGAGGTGGGCGTGTCACTGACGCCGCAGACCCCTGCCGAACGCCTCTTCCACGATGCCCTAGAGCACGTGAATGTCTCACTCTCCGCAGTGAGTCAGCAGGTTTACCTGGTCATCGCCGGACGGCTTCTCGACCTCAGTGAGGCACCGGCAATCTCGCCGCCCACGTCGTAA
- a CDS encoding APC family permease, whose protein sequence is MSEPAGRPAPEETGFIRQLGRWDALAIGFGAMIGFGWVVLTGEWLDAAGSLGAVLAFVVGGAIMGLVGLTYAELVAAMPHAGGEHNYVMRAMGSRLSFLASWALVGGYATIAAFEAVALPRTAAYLWPSVSDVELWSVAGSPVYLGWGLIGTIAAVLLTAINIVGIRPASMIQTFVVSFLVLVAVLMLTGGFVGGSLDEAEPFFSGGFGGFVSVLVVVPFLFVGFDVIPQSAEEIKLPFPVMGKLIVVSVAMATIFYILMVGGASLAMDRGELMKSDLATADALGALWGSDIFAKVLVAGGLAGILTSWNAFLIGASRLLYAMGRSRMLPAAFGRLSPRFRTPVTALLFIGGLSAAAPWLGADALGWLVDSGSPSVVIGYLLVAIAFVILRRREPGMERPLRIGGAGQGGLIIGVAAIVLTAGLATLYLPGMPSALPPEPWALFGLWWVAGFLLLLRVPSVAPGPDAEERLLAGQG, encoded by the coding sequence ATGAGCGAACCAGCTGGGCGTCCAGCGCCCGAGGAGACAGGTTTTATCCGTCAGCTCGGCCGGTGGGATGCGCTCGCCATCGGCTTTGGCGCCATGATCGGCTTCGGCTGGGTGGTGTTGACCGGCGAATGGCTCGATGCCGCAGGCAGTCTCGGTGCCGTGCTGGCGTTCGTCGTCGGCGGCGCGATTATGGGGTTGGTCGGGTTGACGTATGCCGAGCTGGTCGCTGCGATGCCGCACGCGGGCGGCGAACACAACTACGTCATGCGTGCGATGGGCTCACGCCTCTCGTTTCTCGCGTCATGGGCTCTGGTGGGTGGATATGCCACGATCGCCGCGTTCGAGGCAGTCGCGCTGCCGCGAACCGCCGCATACCTCTGGCCGTCGGTGAGCGACGTTGAGTTGTGGAGCGTGGCGGGGTCGCCGGTCTATCTCGGGTGGGGCCTGATCGGGACGATCGCCGCTGTGTTGCTGACCGCAATCAACATCGTCGGTATCCGCCCCGCATCGATGATCCAAACCTTCGTCGTGAGTTTCTTGGTGCTCGTTGCCGTGTTGATGCTGACCGGTGGGTTCGTCGGTGGATCGTTAGACGAGGCTGAACCGTTCTTCTCCGGTGGGTTCGGCGGGTTCGTGTCTGTATTGGTCGTCGTGCCTTTTCTGTTCGTCGGATTTGACGTGATTCCCCAGTCCGCCGAGGAGATCAAGCTCCCGTTCCCTGTCATGGGCAAACTGATCGTCGTGTCCGTCGCGATGGCGACCATCTTCTACATCCTCATGGTGGGCGGTGCCAGCTTGGCGATGGACCGCGGGGAGCTCATGAAGTCCGATCTCGCCACCGCCGATGCCCTGGGCGCGCTGTGGGGCTCGGACATCTTTGCCAAGGTGCTGGTGGCGGGCGGGCTAGCAGGCATCCTGACGTCCTGGAATGCCTTCCTCATCGGGGCTTCTCGGTTGCTTTACGCCATGGGACGCTCACGCATGCTGCCGGCTGCGTTCGGTCGGCTTAGCCCACGGTTCCGTACGCCAGTGACGGCGCTGCTGTTCATTGGCGGGTTGTCAGCCGCAGCACCGTGGCTGGGCGCCGACGCACTCGGCTGGCTGGTCGACTCAGGTTCACCGAGCGTGGTCATCGGCTACCTACTCGTGGCCATCGCCTTCGTCATCCTGCGGCGGCGGGAACCAGGAATGGAGCGCCCGTTGCGCATCGGCGGGGCTGGCCAGGGTGGATTGATCATTGGAGTGGCAGCGATCGTGCTCACGGCCGGGCTTGCCACCCTTTACCTGCCCGGTATGCCATCGGCGCTACCGCCCGAGCCCTGGGCACTCTTTGGGCTGTGGTGGGTTGCCGGTTTCCTGCTGCTCCTGCGGGTGCCGAGCGTCGCGCCAGGCCCAGATGCCGAGGAACGACTTCTTGCTGGTCAGGGCTGA